AGATCTTCAACGCGTCCTGGATGGACGAGATGGGCTTCGAGACCACGGCGGCCGAGTCCGTGCTGCCCGCCGGCGGCGTGCCCGGGGGAGTGCCCGACGGCGGCGCCCCGGCCACCGCGGGGGCGGCACCGGGCGCGCCGGCCGGCTCGGCCGCGGCCGGCTGGGAGGGCACCGTGGGCGACCTGCTCGCGGCGAAGTCCTCGCTGCTGCCCGCCTCCCTGCCGGCCGTGGTGACCGCGCCCAAGGACGCCACGATCGCCGAGGCGATCTCCACCATGAACCGCTACGGCGTGGACGCGCTGCCCGTGGTCGGCGCCCCGCGCGACGACCTGCGGGTGGGGGAGGTGCTCGGCTCGGTGACCGTGGCCGGGCTCAGCGACCTGCTCGCCTCCGGCGCGGCCCGCCCCGCGGACACCGTCCTGGAGCACGCCGGCCCGGCCCTGCCGCGCCTCAACGTGCACTCCACCCTGGCCCGGGCCCGCGAGGCCCTGCGCTCCGCCCCCGCCGTGATGGCCACCCGCAACGGCGTGGTGGCCGGCATCATCACCCTGCACGACCTCCTGGCCCGCGTGGCCCGGTGACCCGAAAGGACCCGTCATGACCGAACGCGCCGCTGAGCCCGCCGAGACCGTCCAGACCGACCGTCCCGCCGGGGAGGGCGACTACGACCACACCCTCCACCCCACCGCCGGGTTCAACACCCGCGCCATCCACGCCGGCCAGGCCTTCGAGCCGGTCACCGGCGCCGTGGTGCCGCCCGTGCACCTGTCCACCACGTACGCCCCGGAGCGGGTCGGCAGCCTCCGCCACGGCTACGACTACGGCCGCGGCACCAACCCCACGCGCGACTCCCTGCAGGAGCAGCTCGCCGCGCTCGAGGGCGGCGTGGAGGGCACCGCGCGCGCCTTCACCTTCGGCTCCGGCCTCGCGGCGGAGAACGCCCTGATCCACGCGGTGGCCGCCCCCGGCGCGCACATCGTGATGGGCAACGACGTCTACGGCGGCACCTACCGCCTCATCAACCGGGTCCTCGGCCCGTGGGGCGTGGGCCACACGGTGGTCGACATGGGGGACGTGTCCGCCGTGGAGCAGGCCCTGGCCGCCTCCGGGGCCGGGATCCTGTGGCTGGAGACCCCCTCGAACCCGATGATGAAGATCTCGGACATCGCCGCCCTGGCGGACGCCGCGCACGCCGCCGGCGCCCTGCTGGTGGTGGACAACACCTTCGCCACGCCCTACCTGCAGCTGCCCCTGGAACTGGGCGCCGACGTCGTGGTGCACTCCACGACCAAGTACATCGGCGGACACTCGGACGTGATCGGCGGGGCCGTGGTGGTCGAGGACCCGGAGCTGGCCGAGAAGGTGCAGTTCCAGCAGTTCGCCGCGGGTGCCGTCAACGGCCCGCTGGACGCCTACCTCACCACGCGGGGCCTGAAGACCCTCGGCGTGCGCATGGACCGGCACACCGCCAACGCCGGCACGATCGCCACGTGGCTGCAGGACCGTCCGGGCGTGGAGCGCGTGCTCTACCCGGGCCTGGCGGACCACCCGGGCCACGAGCTGGCCACGCGGCAGATGCGCGGCTACGGCGGCATGGTCTCGGTGCAGTTCACCGGCGGCGCGGCGGCCGCCAAGCAGGTGGCCGAGACCACCCGGCTGTTCCAGCTGGCCGAGTCGCTCGGCGGCGTCGAGTCGCTCATGAACTACCCGGCCGAGATGACGCACGCCTCCGTGGCCGGCACCGAGCTCGCCGTGCCGGACAACCTCGTGCGCCTGTCCGTGGGCATCGAGGACGTGGCCGACCTGATCGACGACCTCGACCGGGCGATCAGCGCGCTCTGAGCGTCCCGGCCCGGGCCCCGTCCCGGCCCCGTGCGCCGGGTCCCGGGCGGCATCTGCCGCCCGGGATTCAGCGCAGCCGCCGGCGCACCGGCGGCAGCCACAGCAGCGCCGCGCCGGTGAGCAGCACCACGGCGATCGCGACCAGCAGCGGGTGCCCGCGCAGGATGAGCGGCACCCCGACGAGCACGGCGATGCCCGTCAGGAGCCCGGCCGCCCCGCGCCGGGAGCGCAGCAGCTGCACGGTGCCCGCGCCGGTGGCGAGCGCGAGGACCCCCGTCAGCCCGGCGAGCACGTACTGCCCGGTGCGGCCCGCGAGCGGGTCGCGCAGCAGGTAGCCGTCCGGGCCGAGCACGGGGCCCTCGGCGACCGGCTGGGACGTCCCCGCGAGGACGAAGGAGGCGGTGAGCAGCGCGAACAGCACCGTGACCAGCGCCCACCACCAGCGCGCGGTGCGCAGCAGCGCGGAGGGGCCGACGGCGGCCGCGCGGGACCCCCGGTCGGCGCCGGCACCGGCCTCGGCGCCGCCCTGGGGACCGGTGCCGGGACCGGCGGCCCGGGCGTCGCGGTCGCGGCGCGCCGTGGACGACGCCGTGGACCGCGACCCGGACGGCGCCGTGGACGGCGGGGTGGCTGCCGCGGCGTCCCGCGCGTCCTGCCGGCTCGCGTCGAGGAAGGCGCGCGTGGCCCGGCCGGCGGCGCGGGCGTAGCGGTGCTGGGGGGCCTCGTGGGGGTTCTGTTCGGGCACGGGTCGAGCCTAGCCGTCGGGGCGGTCCGGCCCATGCGCTAGACTGGTGAGCACCATTCCGGTCAGAACCCCTGTGCATGCCCGAGAGGGCATCGAGTTGTGTGGCCCCACCCGACAGAGTGTCGGGGCAGCGGGCGGCCGGTCCTTCACACCCCCAGCCGTTCCTCCGTCGAGGACGTGGCCCGCCCGTGCGGTGCCCACGATCGCGGAACCGGCCGGGCGGGGACCGCCAGGTGATATGGGACGGGCGTGACGTTGGACCACGCCTCGGGGAGCGCCGGAGAGAATGCAGTCCGCTGCGCCGCGGCATCCAACCGGCCGCCGACCCGATCCCCAGAAGGAATCACCGTGTCCGAGAACACCACCGTGCCCACCCCTGCCTTCGCCGACCTCGGCATCGACGCCCGCGTGCTCGCCGCCGTCGAGGACCTCGGCTACGAGACCCCCTCGCCGATCCAGGCCGAGACCATCCCGCTGCTGCTCGCCGGGCGCGACGTCGTCGGCCTGGCCCAGACCGGCACCGGCAAGACCGCGGCCTTCGCCGTGCCCGCCCTGTCCCGGCTCGCCGAGCTCGCGGACGTCAACGGCCCCGCGGACAGCCCCCAGGTCCTCGTGCTGGCCCCCACGCGCGAGCTGGCCCTGCAGGTCGCCGAGGCCTTCACCAGCTACGCCAAGCACCTCAAGGGCGTCACCGTGCTGCCCGTGTACGGCGGCGCGCCCTACGGCCCGCAGCTGTCCGGCCTGCGCCGCGGCGCCCAGGTCGTGGTCGGCACCCCCGGCCGCGTGATCGACCACCTCGAGAAGGGCTCCCTGGACCTGTCCGACCTGCAGTACATGGTCCTGGACGAGGCCGACGAGATGCTGCGCATGGGCTTCGCCGAGGAGGTCGACCGCATCCTGGCCGCCACGCCCTCCGGCAAGCAGACGGCGCTGTTCTCGGCCACCATGCCGCGCGCCATCCAGCGGATCTCCGGCAAGTACCTCAACGACCCGGTCGAGGTGACCGTGGCCGCCAAGAACACCACCGCCGGCAACATCCGCCAGCGCTTCCTGCAGGTGACCCACCAGTGGAAGCTCGAGGCCATGACCCGCATCCTCGAGACCGAGGAGCACGACGGCGTCATCGCCTTCGTGCGCACCCGCAACGCCACCGAGGAGCTCACCACCAAGCTCAACGCCCGCGGCTTCCGCGCCGCGGCGATCTCCGGCGACGTCGCGCAGAACCAGCGCGAGAAGACCGTGGAGAACCTGCGCGCCGGCCGCGTGGACATCCTCGTGGCCACGGACGTGGCCGCCCGCGGCCTGGACGTGGAGCGCATCAGCCACGTCATCAACTACGACATCCCGCACGACACGGAATCCTACGTGCACCGCATCGGCCGCACCGGCCGCGCGGGCCGCTCCGGGGACGCCGTGCTGTTCATGACCCCGCGGGAGAAGTACCTGCTGCGCTCCATCGAGAAGGCCACGCGCCAGACCGTCGAGCAGATGCACATGCCCTCCGTGGCGGACGTGAACTCCTCCCGCCTGGGCAAGTTCAGCACCCAGATCACCGAGACCCTCTCCGAGGGCGACCTGGACGTGTTCCGCGAGCTCGTGGACTCCTACGTGGCCGAGCACGAGGTGGCCCCCGAGGACGTCGCCGCGGCGCTGGCCAAGATGGCCCAGGGCGGGCGCCCACTGCTCACCGAGGAGCCGGACCTGCCGCCGGTGCGCATGGCCCGTGGCGACCGCGACGACCGCGGCGAGCGGGACGGGCGCGGCTCGCGCGGCCCCCAGCGCGGCCCGGCCGAGGGCAACGCCACCTACCGGATCGCGCTGGGCCGCCAGGACCGCGTCCAGCCGGGCAACATCGTCGGCGCGCTGGCCAACGAGGCCGGGCTGCGCTCGAACCAGATCGGGCACATCGACATCCGCTCCAACCACTCCCTCGTGGAGCTGCCGGCGGACCTGACCGGCCAGCAGTGGGACGCCCTGGGCAACACCACCATCAACGGCCGTCCGATCGAGCTGCAGCTGGACACCGGCCGGCCCACGCGCGCCGAGCGCGAGGGCAAGCCGTTCCGCTCCGGCGGCGGCTCCAAGGGCGGTTTCAAGGGCGGCCACAAGGGCGGCGGCTTCAAGGGCGGTTTCAAGGGCAGGAAGTCCTTCGACCGCCCCTCCCGCGACCGGTACTGACCGGCTCCTGACGTGGGGCTTTGCCTCGATTTCGCATCCGCGGGAATCGCTGGTAGAGTTTCACGTCGTTGCCCCGATAGCTCAGTGGTAGAGCGCCATCTTGGTAAGATGGAGGTCCCGGGATCGATTCCCGGTCGGGGCTCTGGGATGAGGGCCCGTGCGCAGTCAGTATCCGCGGCACGGGCGCTCTCATTTCATGGCGGCGTAGCTCAGCTGGTTAGAGCGCACGACTCATAATCGTGAGGTCGGGGGATCGAGTCCCCCCGCCGCTACGGACAAGGACCCGGATCCCCTTCGAGGGGTCCGGGTCCTTTCTCGTCTCGCCGTACTTCGCGCCTGTGGGTCAGCGGCCCAGGGGGGCGGTGGACATCGCCGGTGCCTTCGGCTGGCGGACGGCGCCGGTGCGGTGGTGGGTGCCGTAGAGGGTGAGGCCCACGAAGGCCAGCCCGCCGACGAGGTTGCCCAGGACGGTGGGGATCTCGTTCCAGACGAGGTAGTCCATGAGGGAGAACTCCGCGCCGAGCAACAGCCCGGCGGGGAAGAGGAACATGTTGACGATCGAGTGCTCGAAGCCCATGGAGAAGAACAGCATGACGGGCATCCACATGATCAGGGCCTTCCCGGTGGTGGACCGGGACATGAAGGCGGCGACCACGCCGGTGGACACCATCCAGTTGCACAGCACGCCACGGATGAAGAGGGTGAGCATCCCCCCGGCGCCGTGCTCGGCGTAGCCGACGGTGCGCCCCTCGCCGATGGAGCCGATCTGCTGGGCGACCTCGTTCGGCGGCGAGCTGAAGCCGTAGGTCATGACCACCGTCATCATGACGGCGACGAGGACGGCGCCGGCGAGGTTCCCGGTGAACACCAGCCCCCAGTTCCGCAGCAGCCCGGGGAGTGTCACTCCCGGCCTCCGGTCGATCCAGGCCAGCGGCACCAGCGTGAACACCCCGGTGAGCAGGTCGAAGCCGAGCAGGTAGAGCAGGATGAAGCCGACCGGGAACAGCAGTGCACCGAGGAGCGCGATGCCCGTCTGCACCGTGACGGTGATGGCGAAGGCGGCGGCGAGCGCCAGGATCGCGCCGGCCATGAACGAGCGGATCAGGGTGTCCCGGGTGCTCATGAAGACCTTGGCCTCGCCGGCGTCGATCATCGTCTTGACGAAGTCTGGGGGGCTCACATAGGACATCGGTCATCACTCCAGCTGTCAGGGGTACCAAGGGGCGCCGGTGGTCCCGGCGTGCTCGGAAATCTACGGAGTCGGCGTTTCCCGGGCGTTTCCGGGACCGTGACGGGGCCGTAAAACCCCTTTCTCACCCCCGTGCGGGCCCGGTGAGGCGGAGGGGAACCGCTAGACGGCAAGCCGGTAGCCCCGCTTGACCACGGTGGTCACGAGCCCGGGCACCGGCAGCTGTCGTCTCAGCCGCCAGACCAGCATCTCAAGGGCGTGCTCGGACTCGCACTGCCGCAGGACCGCCACGAGCTGGGCGCGGGTCAGCACGGCGCCCCGCGCGGCCGCCAGTTCACGCAGCAGCGCGAGGGGACCGGGCGGGAGCCGGACCGGTTCGGCCGCGTGCCCGGGCACGTGCACCTGGTCGCCGCGGATCTCCAGGGGGCCCAGGCGGGTGTCCACGCGCAGGACCCCCTGCTGCTCCAGGTGCTCGCACACCAGCCGGATCATGGCACCCAGGCGCCAGCGGGAGGGGACCAGCGGGCGCAGCCCGGCCTCGTGCAGCGGCCCGGCGGTCACGGTCCCGACGACGGCCGTCGCCACGTCCGCCCGGAGCGCCTCGAGGAGGCACCCCAGGCGCCCGTACTGCTGGGCGACGGCGAGGAAGGCCTCGACGGCGGGGGCGGCCGTGAAGGTGAGCACGTCGAGCCGGCGGTCGGCGGCGGCGTCGATCATCCGCAGCAGGTCCGAGTCCTCCGCCGGGCGCGCCCACGTGTAGGGCATCACGGTCAGCACCCGGGCCCCGGCCTCCTCGAGGCGGGAGACCTGCTGGTGGTCGAGCATGCCGTGCAGTTGGAAGGCCACCGTGCGTCCCGCAATGTCCCGCTCCAGCAGCAGGTCCACGAGGGAGGCGGTCCGTTCGTCGTCCGGGGCGCCGACGTCGTCCAGGCCGGCGGCGCGGACGGCACCGCGGGCCTTGGGCCCTCGGACGAGGATCGCGGCGGCCGCGAGGGCGCGGTGGAGCTCGGTGCCGAGCCCGTAGGCGTCGGCGGCCTCGGTCCAGCGTCGCATCCCGTAGGCCGTGGTGACCACCGCGTAGTCCGGCCGGGCCTCGATGACCCGGCGCGTGTCCCGGTGCAGGGTGACGGACTCCGTCAGGGGGGCGATCCGCAGGGCCGGGGCGTGCATCACCTCGGCGCCGCGCCGCCGGAAGGCGCAGATGAGCTCGTCGCTGCGCCGGTCGGAGGTGACACCGATGCGGAACCCGGCCAGGGTCTGCGGCAGCGCCGCGGCGGGGTCGCTCATGCGGCCCCTGCCACCCCGGCCAGCTCCCGCAGCCGCTCCTCGGCCCCGGGCGCCAGCCGCACGACCTCGCCGATCACCAGGACGGCGGGGGAGCGCATGCCCTGTACGGCGGAGGCGGTGAGGATCTCCGCGAGCGGGGCGATGCAGACCCGCTGCCGCTCGGTGCACCCGCGCTCCACGATCCCCACGGGCGTCCGGGGGTCCATCCCGTGCCGCACCAGCCCGGCGGCCGTGTGGCCGAGGGCGGCCATGCCCATGAGCACGACGACGGTCCCGCCCAGCTGCGCCAGCCCGGCCAGTTCCCCCTCGCCGAGCGGGTCGTGGCCGGACACCACCGTGAACGCCCTGCTCAGTCCGCGCGCGGTCACCGGGATCCCCGCCGCGCCCGGGGCGGCCACGGCGGAGGTGATGCCCGGGACCACGGTCACCGGGACCCCGGCCTCCTGGCAGGCCGCCACCTCCTCGCTGCCGCGGCCGAGGACGAACGGGTCCCCGCCCTTGAGCCGGGCCACGCGCAGTCCGGCCAGTGCCGAGGCCACGATCAGCCGGTTGATCTGCGCCTGCGGGACCCGGTGGTGCCCGGGGTGCTTGCCGACGTCGACCAGGCGGGCCCGCGGCGCCCACGCGGCCAGGTCGTCCGTGGGGGCGAGCCGGTCGTAGTACACCACGTCGGCGTGGGCCAGCACGCGCAGCGCGCGCACCGTCAGCAGGTCCGCCGCCCCGGGACCGGCGCCGATGAGGGTGACCGTCCCGGGCCCCGGGCCGCTCACCGTGCACCCCGCACGGGGATGCGCGGTCCGGAGAGGGCCACGGGTCCCGTCCCGTCCGGTTCCCCGGGCTCCGCCGGGGCGTTGACGAAGCCGCGGAACCGCCGCAGCCGCTCGGGGTCCTCGAGGGTGGCGGCCCACTCGTCCCGGTAGGCCTCCAGGTGGTCGGCGACCACCCGTTCCAGGTGCGCGGCGATGCCGAGGGAGTCCCGCACCACCACGTCGCGCACGTGGTCGAGCCCGCCGGGCAGCTCCTCCATCCAGCGGGCCGTGCGCTGGAGGCGCTCGGCGGTGCGGATGTAGTAGACGACGTAGCGGTCGATGTACCGCAGCAGCGTCGTGTCGTCGAGGTCCTTGGCCAGCAGCCTCGCGTGGGCCGGGGTGGCCCCGCCGTTGCCGCCCACGTAGAGGTTCCACCCCTCGGACGTGGCGATCACGCCGACGTCCTTGCCGCGCGCCTCGGCGCACTCCCGGGCGCAGCCGGAGACGCCGAACTTCATCTTGTGCGGGCTCCGCAGGCCGCGGTAGCGCTCCTCCAGCCGGACGGCCATGGCCACCGAGTCCTGCACCCCGTAGCGGCACCACGTCGAGCCCACGCAGGACTTCACGTTGCGCAGGGCCTTGCCGTAGGCCTGGCCGGACTCGAAGCCGGCGTCCACGAGGCGCCGCCAGATCCGGGGCAGCTGGTCCAGGGTGGCCCCGAACAGGTCGATCCGCTGGGCGCCGGTGATCTTGGTGTAGAGCCCGTACTCCCGGGCCACCTCGGCGATCACCGCGAGCTTCTCCGGCGTGATCTCGCCGGCGGGGATGCGGGGGACCACCGAATAGGTGCCGTCCTTCTGGAGGTTCGCCAGCGCCCGGTCGTTGGTGTCCTGCAGCCCCGCCCGGTCGCCGTCGAGGATGTACTCGCCGTGCAGGGTGGCCAGCACGGAGGCCGCCACCGGCTTGCAGATGTCACAGCCGAGGTTCGCGGCCGGGTCCGCAGGGGTGCCGAAGCGGGCCACGATCTCGCCGAAGCTCCTCAGCCGGGTGGCCTGCACGGCCTCGAACAGTCCGGACCGGGACAGGGCGAAGTGCTCGCACAACGCGGTGGAGACCTCCATCCCCAGCACGGCCAGTTGGCCCTCCATGACCTTCTGCGCCGCGGGCAGGCAGGAACCGCACTGGGTCCCCACCCCGGTGCAGGCCTTGAGGCCCGCCAGGTCCGGGCACCCGCCGCACACGGCCCGGCGCAGGTCCCCGGCGCTGACGTCGCGGCAGGAGCAGACCTGGGCCTCGTCCGGCAGCGCCAGGTCCGCCGGCGCCCCGTGGCCGGCGGCGGAGAGGAAGGCCCCCGCCTCGCCCGGCAGCTCGCGTCCGAGCATGGGGCGCAGCGCCGCGTAGGGGGTGGCGTCCCCCACGAAGATCCCGCCGAGCAGCGTGCGGGCGTCCTCGGAGACCACGAGCTTCTGGTAGGTCCCGCCGACCGGGTCCGCGTAGACGACCTCCAGCGCGCCCTCGGCCGCGGCGAAGCCGTCCCCGAAGGTGGCCACGTCCAGCCCGGAGAGCTTGAGCTTGGCGGCCGTGTCGAAGCCGGGGAAGGTCCCGGTGCCGCCACAGAGCCGGTCGGCGACCACCTCGGCCATCGCGGTGGCCGGGGCCACCAGGCCCACGCACTGCCCGCCGAAGCTGGCCGCCTCCCCGATCGCCCAGACGTGCG
This genomic window from Citricoccus sp. SGAir0253 contains:
- a CDS encoding cystathionine gamma-synthase, with amino-acid sequence MTERAAEPAETVQTDRPAGEGDYDHTLHPTAGFNTRAIHAGQAFEPVTGAVVPPVHLSTTYAPERVGSLRHGYDYGRGTNPTRDSLQEQLAALEGGVEGTARAFTFGSGLAAENALIHAVAAPGAHIVMGNDVYGGTYRLINRVLGPWGVGHTVVDMGDVSAVEQALAASGAGILWLETPSNPMMKISDIAALADAAHAAGALLVVDNTFATPYLQLPLELGADVVVHSTTKYIGGHSDVIGGAVVVEDPELAEKVQFQQFAAGAVNGPLDAYLTTRGLKTLGVRMDRHTANAGTIATWLQDRPGVERVLYPGLADHPGHELATRQMRGYGGMVSVQFTGGAAAAKQVAETTRLFQLAESLGGVESLMNYPAEMTHASVAGTELAVPDNLVRLSVGIEDVADLIDDLDRAISAL
- a CDS encoding DEAD/DEAH box helicase; translated protein: MSENTTVPTPAFADLGIDARVLAAVEDLGYETPSPIQAETIPLLLAGRDVVGLAQTGTGKTAAFAVPALSRLAELADVNGPADSPQVLVLAPTRELALQVAEAFTSYAKHLKGVTVLPVYGGAPYGPQLSGLRRGAQVVVGTPGRVIDHLEKGSLDLSDLQYMVLDEADEMLRMGFAEEVDRILAATPSGKQTALFSATMPRAIQRISGKYLNDPVEVTVAAKNTTAGNIRQRFLQVTHQWKLEAMTRILETEEHDGVIAFVRTRNATEELTTKLNARGFRAAAISGDVAQNQREKTVENLRAGRVDILVATDVAARGLDVERISHVINYDIPHDTESYVHRIGRTGRAGRSGDAVLFMTPREKYLLRSIEKATRQTVEQMHMPSVADVNSSRLGKFSTQITETLSEGDLDVFRELVDSYVAEHEVAPEDVAAALAKMAQGGRPLLTEEPDLPPVRMARGDRDDRGERDGRGSRGPQRGPAEGNATYRIALGRQDRVQPGNIVGALANEAGLRSNQIGHIDIRSNHSLVELPADLTGQQWDALGNTTINGRPIELQLDTGRPTRAEREGKPFRSGGGSKGGFKGGHKGGGFKGGFKGRKSFDRPSRDRY
- a CDS encoding formate/nitrite transporter family protein, with protein sequence MSYVSPPDFVKTMIDAGEAKVFMSTRDTLIRSFMAGAILALAAAFAITVTVQTGIALLGALLFPVGFILLYLLGFDLLTGVFTLVPLAWIDRRPGVTLPGLLRNWGLVFTGNLAGAVLVAVMMTVVMTYGFSSPPNEVAQQIGSIGEGRTVGYAEHGAGGMLTLFIRGVLCNWMVSTGVVAAFMSRSTTGKALIMWMPVMLFFSMGFEHSIVNMFLFPAGLLLGAEFSLMDYLVWNEIPTVLGNLVGGLAFVGLTLYGTHHRTGAVRQPKAPAMSTAPLGR
- a CDS encoding uroporphyrinogen-III synthase gives rise to the protein MSDPAAALPQTLAGFRIGVTSDRRSDELICAFRRRGAEVMHAPALRIAPLTESVTLHRDTRRVIEARPDYAVVTTAYGMRRWTEAADAYGLGTELHRALAAAAILVRGPKARGAVRAAGLDDVGAPDDERTASLVDLLLERDIAGRTVAFQLHGMLDHQQVSRLEEAGARVLTVMPYTWARPAEDSDLLRMIDAAADRRLDVLTFTAAPAVEAFLAVAQQYGRLGCLLEALRADVATAVVGTVTAGPLHEAGLRPLVPSRWRLGAMIRLVCEHLEQQGVLRVDTRLGPLEIRGDQVHVPGHAAEPVRLPPGPLALLRELAAARGAVLTRAQLVAVLRQCESEHALEMLVWRLRRQLPVPGLVTTVVKRGYRLAV
- the cobA gene encoding uroporphyrinogen-III C-methyltransferase; protein product: MSGPGPGTVTLIGAGPGAADLLTVRALRVLAHADVVYYDRLAPTDDLAAWAPRARLVDVGKHPGHHRVPQAQINRLIVASALAGLRVARLKGGDPFVLGRGSEEVAACQEAGVPVTVVPGITSAVAAPGAAGIPVTARGLSRAFTVVSGHDPLGEGELAGLAQLGGTVVVLMGMAALGHTAAGLVRHGMDPRTPVGIVERGCTERQRVCIAPLAEILTASAVQGMRSPAVLVIGEVVRLAPGAEERLRELAGVAGAA
- the nirB gene encoding nitrite reductase large subunit NirB, translating into MTVRPIGRTNRTVAVVGGGPAAHRLVEALLAREEDLRVSVFTEERWAPYDRVALSRRFLDAGDDLPLGPGPWDDPRVGLRTGCRVTGIDPAARTLATADGDTVGWDELVLATGSDAARPPIPGAGDMVVYRTIDDVDRLRGQVAELGGRLGRAPRAAVIGGGLLGLEAAGGLRALGADVTVVHSRPWVMNAQLDESGGRTLNRLLRGQGYVLRLGERPLALEGPLLRFGSGDDIAVDLVVAATGITPRDELGAGVLELGPRGGFAIDETCATSAPHVWAIGEAASFGGQCVGLVAPATAMAEVVADRLCGGTGTFPGFDTAAKLKLSGLDVATFGDGFAAAEGALEVVYADPVGGTYQKLVVSEDARTLLGGIFVGDATPYAALRPMLGRELPGEAGAFLSAAGHGAPADLALPDEAQVCSCRDVSAGDLRRAVCGGCPDLAGLKACTGVGTQCGSCLPAAQKVMEGQLAVLGMEVSTALCEHFALSRSGLFEAVQATRLRSFGEIVARFGTPADPAANLGCDICKPVAASVLATLHGEYILDGDRAGLQDTNDRALANLQKDGTYSVVPRIPAGEITPEKLAVIAEVAREYGLYTKITGAQRIDLFGATLDQLPRIWRRLVDAGFESGQAYGKALRNVKSCVGSTWCRYGVQDSVAMAVRLEERYRGLRSPHKMKFGVSGCARECAEARGKDVGVIATSEGWNLYVGGNGGATPAHARLLAKDLDDTTLLRYIDRYVVYYIRTAERLQRTARWMEELPGGLDHVRDVVVRDSLGIAAHLERVVADHLEAYRDEWAATLEDPERLRRFRGFVNAPAEPGEPDGTGPVALSGPRIPVRGAR